In the genome of Phycisphaerales bacterium, one region contains:
- a CDS encoding phosphatidylinositol kinase, with protein sequence MYPVIAVNPALAVNLEPLGTKRKYWYRDGSRRMLFKAEERGTGEDWAEKLACELAALLALPHVTYNLAEELDSQTPGVVCESCAPPPRSLHLGNQLLLALDPSYPAAEGQRYKVRAHTVGAVADALRLIQPPPEAWMADVPAGIASALDVFTGYVILDAWIANQDRHHENWGVLMIDKQLHLAPTFDHGASLARNLTDEERKDRLTTRDRGRQVGAFVRRARSAFFADPTASRPLTTLEAWRAFATIAPPAAATWLARLEQIDEGMINGAVDEIPLARMSRICRDFTIAVLAENRRRLLAEEAE encoded by the coding sequence ATGTACCCGGTGATCGCCGTCAACCCGGCCTTGGCCGTGAACTTGGAGCCGCTCGGCACCAAGCGGAAGTACTGGTACCGCGACGGCTCGCGGCGGATGCTGTTCAAGGCCGAGGAACGCGGGACGGGCGAGGATTGGGCCGAGAAGCTGGCGTGCGAATTGGCGGCGCTGCTGGCGCTACCCCACGTGACCTACAACCTGGCCGAGGAGCTCGACAGCCAGACGCCGGGCGTCGTATGCGAGAGCTGCGCGCCGCCGCCGAGGTCGCTTCACCTCGGGAACCAGTTGCTGCTGGCGCTCGACCCGAGTTACCCGGCGGCAGAGGGTCAGCGGTACAAGGTGCGCGCGCATACGGTCGGTGCGGTAGCTGACGCCCTGCGACTGATCCAGCCGCCGCCAGAGGCATGGATGGCCGATGTGCCCGCCGGCATCGCGTCGGCGCTCGACGTGTTCACGGGCTACGTCATACTCGACGCCTGGATCGCAAACCAGGACCGACATCACGAGAACTGGGGCGTGCTGATGATCGACAAGCAGCTCCACCTGGCGCCGACGTTCGACCACGGCGCGTCCCTGGCCCGCAATCTGACCGATGAGGAGCGGAAGGACCGGCTTACGACGCGCGACCGTGGCCGGCAGGTCGGCGCGTTCGTACGGCGCGCCCGCTCGGCGTTTTTTGCGGACCCGACGGCCAGTCGGCCGTTGACCACGCTTGAGGCCTGGCGAGCTTTCGCGACAATTGCGCCGCCGGCCGCGGCGACCTGGCTTGCGAGGCTGGAGCAGATCGATGAGGGTATGATCAACGGGGCAGTGGATGAGATTCCCCTGGCCCGTATGTCGCGGATCTGTCGAGACTTCACGATCGCCGTATTGGCCGAGAACCGGCGGCGGTTGCTAGCGGAAGAGGCCGAATGA
- a CDS encoding DUF4411 family protein, which translates to MAYLLDTGVFIEAKRRFYGLDFCPGYWDWLMQGANAGTLRSIERVADEIGAQQDELSEWAATLPKGFFLRPDATFSDAYQRVSQWALTSGFHAAAYNEFLDVADSFLVAQALAGDHTVVTLEKPATTPSKKKIKVPDACAGVGVKSMTPYALLRLQGVRLVLGGGA; encoded by the coding sequence ATGGCGTACCTGCTGGATACCGGCGTCTTCATCGAGGCCAAGCGTCGCTTCTACGGCCTGGACTTCTGCCCGGGCTATTGGGACTGGCTTATGCAGGGGGCCAATGCCGGCACGCTGCGGTCCATCGAGCGCGTCGCCGACGAGATCGGCGCCCAGCAGGACGAACTGAGCGAGTGGGCGGCCACGCTTCCCAAGGGTTTCTTCCTCCGACCCGACGCCACGTTCAGCGATGCCTACCAACGGGTCAGCCAATGGGCGCTCACGTCGGGCTTTCACGCCGCGGCGTACAACGAGTTCCTGGATGTGGCGGATTCGTTTCTGGTCGCGCAAGCGCTTGCGGGCGACCACACCGTCGTCACGCTGGAGAAGCCGGCGACGACGCCGAGCAAGAAGAAGATCAAGGTGCCGGACGCGTGCGCGGGCGTCGGGGTCAAGAGCATGACGCCGTACGCGTTGCTGCGGCTTCAGGGCGTGCGGCTCGTGCTGGGGGGTGGAGCGTGA
- a CDS encoding type I restriction endonuclease subunit R, with product MAFSRAAARSSSRSSQRTRELREACVHEQAVENAALSWFQSLGYDLRHGPEISPGAPGAERPDYEHVVLEPRLRAALKRINPQLPADAIDQAVRVVARPPEPTLEQNNRWFHRLLTDGIDVEYRTKEGETRGDKAWLVDFADPGRNDLLAVNQFTVKCGNSTRRPDIVVFINGLPIAVIELKDPTDEQADVWKAFRQLQDYKQNIPPLFYYNELMVISDGDTTRIGSVTAGSDRFAPWRSIEDCRQPGQPHLEAAIKGLFAPERLLDYLRHCITFEEDERSGAIVKKIAGYHQFRAVRAARAAVKTALKAPAGNGDGRGGVIWHTQGSGKSLTMLMLSGALIGDAELANPTIVVVTDRNDLDDQLFGTFAGGRALLRQAPEQAESRDDLAARLNRASGGVIFTTIQKFEERGGPLSQRANIVVLADEAHRSQYGFLDGGARWMRDAIPNATFVGFTGTPLERDDRSTPAVFGEYADIYDIRQAIVDNATVPIYYEMRLVKLLPDEAGIAEAEQKLQAAADADRDGRAVPDDIEVPLEELVGARERLKLVAREIVEHFEKRREAIDGKGMVVCMSRSICMDLHDEIVALRPDWDAADDDAGFVKVVMTGSAAEGERVARHARTKARREALARRFKSPEDDLRLVIVCDMWLTGFDCPPMHTMYLDKPLAGHNLMQAIARVNRVFGDKPGGVVVDFLGIADQLRDAVQTYTQAGGEGSPVVEIQNEAVPVMQKQYEALRDFFNGFDYSAFVGGDEAAQLRAVTAGADYVFDQNEGKRRFMTMVAALSRAFALSVPRPETEAIRDHLAYFQAVRAAIRKRLADDGPPPPPDARAAVRQVISGAIVSDGVIDLFQAAGLPDPNVGILSEDFLERLAALPHKNLALETLRKLLNDQIRARERVNIVQSRTFRESLEATLTRYTNRAVNTAQVIEELIGLARTIREAMQRGEEQGLSEDEVAFYDALADNESARDVMKDDTLKLIARELADRIRAKASLDWTQRETVRADMRRTVRRLLSKYGYPPDAQEAATLLVIRQAELMAESVASD from the coding sequence ATGGCTTTCAGCCGTGCAGCCGCGAGGAGTTCCAGCCGATCGTCGCAGCGCACACGGGAACTCCGGGAGGCCTGCGTGCATGAGCAGGCTGTCGAAAACGCGGCGCTGAGCTGGTTCCAGTCGCTGGGCTACGACCTAAGGCACGGCCCCGAGATCTCCCCGGGGGCGCCGGGAGCCGAACGGCCCGACTATGAGCACGTCGTCCTCGAGCCGCGGCTGCGGGCGGCACTCAAGCGGATCAACCCGCAGTTGCCGGCGGATGCGATCGACCAGGCCGTGCGCGTTGTGGCCCGGCCGCCGGAGCCGACGCTGGAGCAGAACAACCGCTGGTTCCACCGCCTGCTGACCGATGGCATCGACGTCGAGTATCGCACGAAGGAAGGGGAGACACGCGGCGACAAGGCGTGGCTGGTCGACTTCGCCGACCCCGGCCGCAATGACCTGCTCGCGGTCAACCAGTTCACCGTGAAGTGCGGCAACAGCACGCGCCGGCCCGATATCGTCGTGTTCATCAACGGACTGCCGATCGCCGTGATCGAGTTGAAGGATCCGACGGACGAGCAGGCCGACGTCTGGAAGGCGTTTCGCCAGCTTCAGGACTACAAGCAGAACATCCCGCCGTTGTTCTACTACAACGAGCTGATGGTCATCAGCGACGGCGACACGACGCGCATCGGGTCGGTCACGGCGGGCTCGGATCGCTTCGCGCCGTGGAGGTCGATCGAGGATTGCCGCCAGCCGGGGCAGCCACACCTGGAGGCGGCGATCAAGGGGCTGTTCGCGCCGGAGCGGCTGCTGGACTACCTGCGGCACTGCATCACGTTCGAGGAAGACGAGCGCTCGGGCGCGATCGTGAAGAAGATCGCCGGCTATCACCAGTTCCGGGCCGTGCGGGCAGCGCGGGCGGCGGTGAAGACGGCGCTGAAGGCCCCCGCAGGCAACGGCGACGGGCGCGGCGGCGTGATCTGGCATACGCAGGGGTCGGGCAAGAGCCTGACCATGCTGATGCTGTCCGGGGCGCTGATCGGCGACGCCGAGCTGGCGAACCCGACGATCGTGGTCGTCACCGATCGCAACGACCTGGACGATCAGCTCTTCGGCACATTCGCCGGCGGCCGGGCGCTGCTGCGGCAGGCTCCGGAGCAGGCCGAGAGCCGGGATGACCTGGCGGCGCGGCTCAACCGCGCCTCGGGCGGCGTGATCTTCACGACGATTCAAAAGTTCGAAGAGCGCGGCGGACCGCTCAGTCAGCGGGCGAACATCGTTGTTCTGGCGGACGAAGCCCATCGCAGCCAGTACGGCTTCCTCGATGGCGGCGCGCGGTGGATGCGCGACGCGATCCCCAATGCGACGTTCGTCGGCTTCACCGGGACGCCGCTGGAGCGGGATGACCGCAGCACGCCGGCGGTGTTCGGCGAATACGCGGACATTTACGACATCCGGCAGGCGATCGTCGACAACGCCACGGTGCCGATCTACTACGAGATGCGGCTGGTGAAGCTTCTGCCGGACGAAGCCGGGATCGCTGAGGCCGAGCAGAAGCTACAGGCCGCCGCGGATGCAGACCGGGATGGGCGGGCTGTGCCGGACGACATCGAGGTGCCGCTCGAGGAGCTCGTCGGCGCGCGCGAGCGGCTGAAGCTCGTGGCCAGGGAGATCGTCGAGCACTTCGAGAAGCGGCGTGAGGCCATCGATGGCAAGGGGATGGTCGTCTGCATGAGCCGCAGCATCTGCATGGATCTGCACGACGAGATTGTCGCGCTGCGGCCCGATTGGGATGCGGCGGATGACGACGCCGGTTTCGTGAAGGTCGTCATGACGGGATCGGCCGCGGAGGGCGAGCGCGTCGCGCGCCATGCTCGTACGAAGGCGCGGCGCGAGGCGCTGGCGCGCCGCTTCAAAAGCCCGGAGGATGACCTGCGGCTCGTCATCGTTTGCGACATGTGGCTGACCGGTTTCGACTGTCCGCCCATGCACACGATGTACCTCGATAAGCCCCTGGCCGGCCACAACCTGATGCAGGCGATCGCCCGCGTGAATCGTGTGTTCGGCGACAAGCCGGGTGGCGTCGTGGTCGATTTCCTCGGGATTGCCGATCAGCTCCGCGACGCAGTGCAGACGTACACGCAGGCGGGCGGCGAGGGCAGCCCGGTCGTGGAGATCCAGAACGAAGCCGTTCCCGTGATGCAGAAGCAGTACGAAGCGCTGCGGGACTTCTTCAACGGCTTTGACTACAGCGCGTTCGTGGGTGGCGATGAGGCGGCGCAATTGCGGGCCGTGACTGCTGGCGCGGACTACGTGTTCGATCAAAACGAGGGCAAACGCCGGTTCATGACCATGGTCGCGGCCCTGTCGCGGGCCTTTGCGCTGTCCGTCCCGCGGCCAGAAACGGAGGCGATCCGCGATCACCTGGCGTACTTCCAGGCGGTACGGGCCGCTATCCGAAAGCGGCTGGCGGACGACGGGCCTCCGCCACCGCCGGATGCGCGGGCCGCTGTGCGGCAGGTGATTTCTGGAGCGATCGTTTCGGATGGCGTCATCGATCTGTTCCAGGCCGCGGGGCTGCCGGACCCGAACGTCGGCATCCTGTCCGAGGACTTCCTCGAGCGGCTCGCCGCATTGCCGCACAAGAACCTCGCGCTCGAGACACTGCGGAAGCTGCTGAACGACCAGATCCGGGCCCGGGAACGCGTGAACATCGTGCAGTCGCGGACGTTTCGCGAGTCGCTAGAGGCCACGCTTACGCGGTACACCAATCGTGCCGTGAACACGGCCCAGGTGATCGAAGAGCTGATCGGATTGGCCCGCACGATTCGCGAGGCCATGCAGCGCGGCGAGGAACAGGGCCTCAGCGAGGACGAGGTGGCGTTCTATGATGCGCTGGCGGACAATGAATCTGCCCGTGACGTGATGAAGGACGACACGCTCAAGCTCATCGCCCGCGAGCTCGCCGATCGCATTCGCGCCAAAGCGTCCCTCGACTGGACGCAGCGCGAAACGGTACGGGCCGACATGCGGCGCACGGTGCGACGGCTGCTCAGCAAGTACGGCTATCCACCGGATGCGCAGGAAGCGGCGACGCTGCTGGTAATCCGCCAGGCGGAACTGATGGCGGAGAGCGTCGCGAGTGACTGA
- a CDS encoding DNA-binding protein: MTSAVFIAWRSGEPDAGRWGPVGRVERAGDGYRFAYTKGAESLAGFRPFPEMPDLRAVYESDELFPLFANRLLARSRPEYEAFLTWGGFDPGDPPDPLALLSVTEGRRQTDSIEVFPCPQPGADGCYVSKFFLHGVRWMPEGARERIAKLRPDEQLGLMIDISNPFDPHAVAVRTCDTVDRYMIGYVPRYLAKEVWDLASECGTQSIDLHVVRVNPNAPLQQRVLCRMSACWPDGFQPCSREEFQPIVAAHTGTPGGLRA, encoded by the coding sequence ATGACCAGCGCAGTGTTTATTGCATGGCGAAGCGGCGAGCCGGACGCCGGTCGGTGGGGACCGGTCGGGCGCGTGGAACGCGCCGGGGACGGGTATCGGTTCGCGTACACCAAGGGTGCAGAGTCGCTGGCCGGATTTCGGCCGTTTCCGGAAATGCCGGATCTCCGAGCAGTCTATGAGTCCGACGAGTTGTTTCCGTTATTCGCAAACCGCTTGCTGGCGCGCTCGCGGCCGGAGTACGAGGCTTTCCTGACGTGGGGTGGTTTCGATCCAGGGGATCCGCCGGACCCACTGGCGCTGTTGAGCGTGACCGAAGGACGGCGACAAACGGACTCCATCGAAGTGTTCCCGTGCCCCCAGCCCGGCGCGGACGGCTGCTATGTGAGCAAGTTCTTCCTGCACGGCGTGCGTTGGATGCCGGAGGGGGCGCGCGAGCGTATCGCGAAGCTGCGACCCGACGAGCAGTTGGGGCTGATGATCGACATCTCAAACCCGTTTGACCCGCATGCTGTCGCGGTGCGCACCTGCGACACGGTCGATCGGTACATGATCGGCTACGTGCCGCGCTATCTGGCCAAGGAGGTTTGGGACTTGGCTAGTGAATGTGGCACGCAGTCAATCGATCTGCACGTGGTCCGCGTCAATCCCAACGCGCCGCTGCAACAGCGTGTGCTGTGCCGGATGAGCGCGTGCTGGCCGGATGGCTTTCAGCCGTGCAGCCGCGAGGAGTTCCAGCCGATCGTCGCAGCGCACACGGGAACTCCGGGAGGCCTGCGTGCATGA
- a CDS encoding restriction endonuclease subunit S produces MSDWPLRSISECAADEPYSTQIGPFGKALTPDAYRPSGVPLLRGVNVNHGRFHDDDFVFISEEDADRLAKFESFPGDVLLVHKGTLGQIGLMPHQRRYPRYIMGNSMLRVRCHPERLVPEFLYYWFCSPAGQHHLFSRVSQVGVPQIQRPLSTLREARLPVPPLREQRAIAHVLGSLDDKIELNRRMNRTLEQMAAAIFKAWFVDFEPVKAKAAGATRFPGMPQPVFDQLPTTLVDSDLGPIPEGWEVVALSALISLIGGGTPKRKVPEYWGGSIPWFSVRDAPDEHDVWVIDTEEKITEAGIDNSSANIVRPGTTIISARGTVGRLALTAVPMALNQSCYAVQGVTNVGDFFTYFTLRHAVAELQTRAHGSVFDTITRTTVTRWSAFGPATACFGHLRTSWCRSLTSCGRT; encoded by the coding sequence GTGAGCGACTGGCCCCTCAGGTCAATATCTGAATGCGCTGCGGACGAGCCTTACTCGACGCAGATCGGTCCATTCGGCAAGGCGCTCACGCCCGACGCATACCGCCCATCAGGCGTTCCACTGCTTCGAGGCGTGAACGTCAATCATGGTCGTTTTCACGATGACGACTTCGTCTTCATCAGCGAGGAAGACGCAGACAGGCTTGCGAAATTCGAGTCGTTCCCTGGGGACGTGCTGCTGGTTCACAAGGGTACACTTGGTCAGATCGGCCTGATGCCGCATCAGCGGCGATATCCACGGTACATCATGGGTAACAGCATGCTCCGCGTACGCTGTCATCCGGAGCGCCTTGTGCCGGAGTTCTTGTACTATTGGTTTTGTTCCCCAGCCGGACAGCACCACCTGTTCAGCCGCGTTTCGCAGGTTGGCGTTCCACAGATACAGCGCCCGCTGAGCACTTTGCGCGAGGCGAGACTGCCCGTCCCGCCGCTGCGCGAGCAGCGGGCGATCGCGCACGTTCTGGGCTCGCTGGACGACAAGATCGAGCTGAATCGGCGGATGAATCGGACGCTGGAGCAGATGGCGGCGGCCATCTTCAAGGCGTGGTTCGTGGACTTCGAGCCGGTCAAGGCCAAAGCCGCCGGCGCGACGCGCTTCCCCGGCATGCCCCAGCCCGTCTTCGACCAGCTCCCCACCACCCTCGTCGACAGCGACCTCGGCCCGATTCCGGAGGGGTGGGAGGTTGTCGCGCTATCCGCGTTGATCTCGCTTATTGGCGGCGGTACGCCCAAACGCAAGGTACCGGAGTATTGGGGCGGGAGCATTCCTTGGTTCTCAGTCAGAGATGCGCCCGACGAGCATGACGTTTGGGTGATCGACACTGAGGAGAAGATCACTGAGGCAGGTATCGACAACAGCTCGGCCAACATTGTGCGGCCGGGCACGACGATTATTTCTGCACGAGGAACTGTGGGTCGACTTGCGCTCACCGCAGTTCCAATGGCGTTGAACCAGTCATGCTATGCAGTCCAAGGTGTGACTAACGTCGGTGACTTCTTCACGTATTTCACGCTTCGGCATGCCGTGGCTGAGCTACAGACGCGAGCCCATGGGTCCGTCTTCGATACCATCACACGGACCACTGTGACACGCTGGTCCGCCTTCGGCCCGGCGACGGCGTGCTTCGGGCATTTGAGGACGTCGTGGTGTCGATCCTTGACCTCATGCGGGCGAACCTGA